The following nucleotide sequence is from Vulpes lagopus strain Blue_001 chromosome 1, ASM1834538v1, whole genome shotgun sequence.
aagaaggctccatgcagggagcctgatgcaggacttgatcctggatctccaggatctcaccctgggctgaaggcagcgctaaaccgctgagccacccgggctgccctataactttttaaaaagattttattcatttattcatgagaggcagagagagagaagcagagacacaggcagagggagaagcaggctccatgcagggacatgatcccggggtcctgggatccagccccacattgggctccctgctcagtggggagtctgtttctccctttccctcagcccttCTTCCTGtactccctgtctctctcaaatgcgtaaaaccttcaaaaaaaaaaaaaatcaccagtctGTATGATTCTGGGACAAGACGGATTGTTGGATAGGATAGAGTGTCAGTTGAGGAGAGCCTTTTGGTGGAAAGATAGATTGAACGGGTAGGACAGAGAAGGGGGTGAGTAAATAAAGCTATCCTGAGTGGAATCCTCTGTCCCAGGGGAAAAGTAGTTACGGAACTTAGGAATATTTTGGATTCTGTGGCCTCTCAAGTTTCAGATTGAAAGGTATcatttcacctattttgcctTCTACAGTTTGATGATATGTGGCCTGTGACCCCCCGTTCTAGAGCCAGAGAAGACAATGGTGAGTCTGGAGGGAGGGGACATTTAACGtaccctctgttctctctcctttacATTTCTTCTTATCACACTTGgccccttcttttcctttggactcttgatttcatgttTCCTCTCTGCCCTTCTAGATCTTGATTCGCAGGTTTCCCAGGAAGGCCTCGGCCCAGTTCTGCAGCCCCAGCCCAAATCCTATTTCAAGAGCGTCACGGTGACTAAGATCACTAAGCCAGATGGGGTGAGTTGGAAGAGAGGAGTAAAGGGAAATGTGGCCAGAGGATGCCATGGAAGAGCAATCTATATAAAGGAACCAGTGAGCTCACTTCTATTGATCTTAGAGATATGGTTGGGGTCTCTCCTTGTAGACAGTAGAGGAGCGCCGGACTGTGGTGGATAGTGAGGGCCGGACAGAGACCACAGTAACCCATCAAGAAGCAGATGGCAGTCCTAGAGATGGTAAGTAAAGTGTGTGAATCAAAAAGGTCCATCTCTTATTTCCTTGGGCAAAAACACACATACTTTTTCAGCCTTTGATATTCTTCTCCTTTTCCACTGcccattctttttcatttagtgTGTCTGTATGTTTCACTTTCTCCTTAGATCCAGAATCACCAACACCTCCAGCCCTGGATGATGCCTATTCCATCCTGGATTTATTTCTAGGACGTTGGTTCCGGTCCCGGTAGCCTTGTTAACCGTCAGAGGCCTTCAGATTCTTTCCACCCTTCGCTCACTGTCAGTGGGCTTAGCTTCTCCTGCCACCTCAGGGTCTTGGGTGTATGGAACAGTGAGTTGGGGGTATGTCAGTATGTGACTCACCTAAACTGAccaataaaacctttatttatgCTAACTCCTTGGTCTTAGTTTTGTCTAGGCTGTtctaccccctttttttttttaaaggcctccCAAGCTCTTTCCAGTCGGCGGGACCCGCCTGCTCTGCGGGGTGAGCGGAGGCTCTTCTACTTTGTAGTACCATCCAGGGCTTCCCAGATTATTTTGGCCCACAGTATTCTTACTTCTTAATTTTCTGTTCTGCTTCCCAACCCTGATTTGATAAATAGGGTCAGGTACTGGTAGAAAATGAGTATTCTTATGAAGGAGATACCTAGAGACAATTCCGGGAAAATTTACACAGGGATGCATTAGAGTCTAACAAGTGGAAGTGTGTGTGGAAATGTAGGGACACCTGCTTCCCCAGGTGTGGGATCACTATGATTGGACATTTCACGAGGTAATTTGATGAAATACATTGgcgaatattttttcctttagtggGTATGTATTCCGCCCCGCCCCATGTATGTTGGAGAAAATGTAACTAGGACAAAcgttgctagatttttttttctcattaaagaaattcttaggagcacctaggtggctcagtcggttgaacatccaactcttggtttcagctcaggtcatgatctcagtcatgagattgagcactgcatcaggctccacgctgagcttggagtctgcttgactatctccttcccactcttttttttttttccttcccactctTTCCCCACTCTACCCccctgctcaatctctctctctctttctcaaataataaacctttaaacaaaaacaaaactttagcaTTGTGGCTTATAGTGGCAgatcttaaacatttatttacctCTGTTTTCTTGAAATTTCACTAAAATGACAATAATGGGATTTTTCTAAGGAAGCAAATCATAAGAGCAAAGAGATGTAATCAtgaaattttgtcttttctctttattatatcTTTATGTGAACAGAAGTTGATTTATTACCCAAGAAgttgtttatatttctctttatggTTAGTGCTCTTTATATCTTAGGAATCTCCCCAACccaaggttaaaaaaatatttctttatcctCTACAAGTTTTATTAGTTCTGctttttatatttaggtttttatttatttattattttaaaaagattttatgtattaattcatgaaagacagagagaggggcagagggagaagcaggctccctgtggggagtccaatgtaggatttgatgccaggactctgggatcatgccctgagccggaggcagatgctcaaccactgagccatccaggtatccctacatttaagtttttaaatccATCAAGAATTTATCTTCCTATGGGGTATGAACCACAGGACCAGGATGCCTCGGcagctcagcaattgagtgtctgcctttggctcagggcatgatcccagggtcctgggattgagtcccatattgagctccttgcatggagcctgcttctccctctgcctatgtctctgcctgtttctctctgtgtctcatgaataaataaatggaacctaaaaaaaaaaaaaaaaaccatgggaccaacttcattttattctatttggaaaaatacatatgcatatgtatgtacagatatgaatatattttgtacacacacgcacacacaaatacacatggtTCCCTGTGCTGGGCCTGTCTGTCCGTCCTGTTAATCTATTTGTCTCTGTGCctactcacattttaaaattgcagACTTGTATTTAGTAGAACATGTCCTctgacttttttctccttttagtatGTAAGAATacaattaactaattaattaattaattaatttgaaaaagcACACgtggacagccccggtggcttagcggtttagcgccgccttcagcccagggcgtgatcctggagacccaggttcgagtcccacgtcgggctccctgcatggagcctgcttctccatctgcctgtgtctctgcctctctctctctctctctgtctctgtctctgtctctaataggtgaataaaatcttttttttttttaagattttatttatttattcatgagagacatgggcggggggtggggagtgggcagagatacaggcagagggagaagcaggctccacgcagggagcccaatgcggaactcgatcctgggtctccaggattatgccttgggccgaaggcggtgctaaaccgctgggccaccggggttgcccacAATTGATTTTTCTAATCAGCTCTTCAGAGTACCACCTTAAACACATGGAGCTGGAGATGACCAGACATCTGTGGATAGCCTCCAGCATGAACGGTGGACTCAGACAAGAGAAGCGACTTGGGAGAAACATAACCTGCAGAAAGATGAAGATTTAGCAAGGGCACGTTTTAATGTCCTTAGAAATATAAGATGATACATCCATAAAGAAGGTATTCCTGcaaaagaggaataaataaaataaaaatcaactttgaggagtttaaaaaaatgtgatggcagaaatgaaaaactgtaaaagattttattttattttaattaagaaaaaattttttttgtttattcctgagatagaggcagagacacaggcagagggaggagcaggctccatgcagtgagcccaacgtgggacttgatcctgggtctccaggatcaggccctgggctgaaggcagcgctaaaccgcttagctaccagggctgcccttattttaattttttttaaagattttattttctattattttgtattttttattttattttttatattttattttaaagattttacaggGCTGCCCCCGTATAAAGATTTTAATGACAAAGGTGAGGAAATCTCCAGAAAGACCAagtgataaaatctttaaaaaaagaccaataaaatctttaaaagagatagaaaacaggaaaaaagtacacctgaaactaatagaatgttTACATGTTGACtatgtttcataaaaatttttttagaaaaggaaaaaaagagggggacgcttgggtggctcagtgattgagcgctTCCCTTTGGCTcggtgtaatcccagggtcctaggattgagtcctgcatcaggctcccttgagggatcctgcttctccctctgcctgtctctctctctgcccctctctttgtgtctctcgcgaataagtaaaatcttagaaaaaggaaaaaacgaTAAGAAAACTAacaatggggcagccccagtggcacagcggtttggtgccgcctgtagcctggggtgtgaacctggagaccagggatcgagtcccgcgtcggtctccctgcatggagcctgcttctccctctgcctgtgtctctgcctctctgtgtgtctatgaataaataaaatctttaaaaaaaaaaagaaaaagaaaaactaacaatGTAAACCATCAAtgaaataaaccaagaaaatatCCCAGAAGTgggcaattttacttcttttttaaaaatgttaaaggcagagacacaggcagagggagaagcaggctccatgcagggagcccgatgtgggactccatcccaggtctccaggatcaggccctgggctgaaggtggcgctaaaccactgagccaccggggctgcccgagaattTTACTTCTAACCTGAAAGACCCACTACATGCTAAATAGCaaggataaaaataaacccacactaCTTCAGAACACTAGAGacaaaggaaaatcaaaatgATTTGAGAGAAGGTTCAGAGGAATCTGGGGATTCAGGATTCTTAGTTGCAGATACCCAGATGTCCCTATCTCAAGTGTCAGGATCCTACCCTTTTTCTTTTAGGACCCTACCCTTGACACAGGAAACCTCCTGGGGCTGAGAATTGCACTTTCTCTAAAACTATGCTACTCATACACTTCACATCTGAGCTGGTCCTCCACTCTAATGCTCATTGGTTGCAAGAGGTTAGGCTTTCCTGAAATGCTGTCAAGGGAGCCCAGTGGCTTTTGCGGTCTGCCTTTGCTTGGTGATGGGTTTTGCAGAACCTAGTGACCATTTCCCTCAGCCTCTTCTTCAGTGCTGGAGATACTGCACAAGTGCATGTCCTTCCAACCAGTCACCGCTTCCAGCTGCCCACTGCTGGCCGTTTTAATCATTGCATCATTTCAAGCTAGAGACTGTCCATATTCTACCTACTACCATAATAGAGTTCTTGTCAACCAGCCCGTGAGTGATCGCCCAAATTCTGTTCTAGATTTTGTGGAACCACTCCTGACACCAACTCTTAAATTGGGTTCCCTGggaaaagacaaagatgaaaagaGACATGAGCAAGGTTTCTTGGGGGTGCTAGCACTCTCTGGGGATACAAATGCTAGGAAGTTGAGGAAGGCAGGATGAGGCAGAGTGGGGACTGACACAAGGAAGTTGCAAGAGAAGCCTCAGCTAATGCTAAGGGGACTTTGAAGCTAGAGTGACCCTTTAGGGTTGTTCTGTATGGAGGCAAAGAGGCCAGGTCGTTGTATCCCTGCATCAACCAGTTGTTGACATGAACCCTATAGGAGAGCATGTCACCTTGGGTGAAGCCATCTTAAGCCATGGAAAGTAGTACCACGAGGGAAACAGCTGTGTGCTCTCAGCATCTGATATTCCCAGCAGCTGGGAAATGAGTGCATTGCCCCTGAATGGGCACCTGCGTGTAGAGCATTCTGATATCCACTAAACCCAGTAAAGAACTACTGCGTACAGATATGCCCACTATTGCATTAGAACCTGGGGCTTATGGGGCCCACCTCTCAAGAACCTTGTAAACTATATATAGTATCTTCATGTATATGTTTCCACCAACCAGAAGAACATGCTCTATGGGAGAATACACACTGTATTTTGCTCACCCTGCTCCCCAGGTCTGTAATTTGACTCACAGTTGAATGAACCTAATTGGAGACTTGTGATAAGAAGTAGGAAGTGGTGGCTCTGTGTTATGCAGAATCAGGGTGGCAAGCATCCAGAGAAGGGggggtggggctccctgtgggcaagAAGTGCTCCTTTAGCCATGGCAGGGGACACAAAGCTGTAGCACTTTCTAACCAAGGTGAGCTCTGCACGAGGGAAGTGCAAGTGTTCACTGAGTGGATTTCATTTCTGCACCTTCTGGTCGTTGACCCAGCTTCTCTGGATGTCTGTGGAACTTTGTAAGTATCCAAATGGAAGAAACACTTCGCATTCTACATGAAAAGCATTGTGCAATAGGGGATGGAGAGTCAGAagatctggatttgaattcaGGCTTAGCCCTTAagtagctgtgtggccttggagaGTCCTGAGGGTCTCCAGTCCCTCatgagcagagtgggaggagtgGTGCTTCCTTCCAGGGTGGTCGAGGCCACCTGCACTGATGCAGGACACTTCCTACAGCCCATCAGCACAGGAAGAATGACAATGGCAGACAAAGTACACAGAGCCCGGGCAAACTCCAGGCTCTGGTCGTGCACCAAGCTTGTCCTTGGACATTCTCCCATCATCTCTATGTCCTTGGCCTACACACGTGTACAGATATTGCTGTTCAAGAGCTGAGGTAATTGGTTTTAAAGTCTGTTCCTTATCTGGCAGGCACTACTCGTGTGCCTATGCAGACGGAGGGAGCAACAGCCAGAGACAGGGTGTCCTCACTATGGCCTACAGCCACCCCCTGGCCAAAGTCAAGAGCAGGCTCCAGATCCGCAGCCACCTGGCCCGACAGTGCCTGGCAGAGTTTCTGGGAGTGTTCGTGCTCATGGTAGGCTGGGTaattggggaaggaaagaggggagcTGGGGAGAAGTTTTTGGCTCCTCTTGGTGTCTCCCTTCTTTAACTGCCCATcaatccttcccttcccttcccttcccttcccttcccttcccttcccttcccttcccttcccttcccttcccttcccttcttcccttcccttcccttcttcccttcccttcccttcttcccttcccttcccttcttcccttcccttcccttcccttcttcccttcccttcccttcttcccttcccttcttcccttcccttcccttcttcccttcccttcttcccttcccttcccttcccttcccttcccttcccttcccttcccttcttcccttcccttcccttcccttcccttcccttcccttcccttcccttcccttcccttcccttcttcccttcccttcccttcttcccttcccttcccttcttcccttcctttcccttcttcccttcccttcccttcccttcccttcccttcccttcccttcccgtgagagacccagagagaggcagagacacaggcagagggaaaagcagtctccctgtggggctcctgatgtgggactggatccccagaccagggattatgccctgagccaaggcagacactcaaccactgagccacctaggcatccctgccCGTcatttctctccctgcccttgtCCCTTCCATTCCTGTCCATCTCTCATCCTCCTTCCCTGTTGTCACTCGTCCTCCACATCTCTCCTTTATTTTCCCTCCATgtgtttttctcccttccctgtcaACTCCTGCTCATTCAACAACCCTGGCTGTTCCTCTGGCTTTGCCAGGTGCTCTGTCCCCCTCTGGTTGCCCGGGCTCCCTGTTCCTGGGGCTCCCTGTTCCTGGTTCTCGTTCCTCATCTTTCCTCTCCCACCAGATCCTCACCCAGGGTGCTGTGGCACAAGCTGTCACCAGTGGAGAAGGCAAAGGCAACTTCTTCACCATGTTTCTGGCTGGCTCCCTAGCTGTTACGATAGCCATCTACGTGAGTGGTAATGTTTCAGGTGAGGAGGGTGGGAACTGGTCATCCTTGGGACAGAACGTGCACGTGAGTGTGGGTAGATGGCAGATCCTCCAGTGACTCATAAACATCGTCTCCTTGAGCTTGACCGGTGCCTTGGACTGGGATGACTGGGATATGCCTTGGGCTGGGTCCAGCccctcccctgtgtgtgtgtctcctgaactCACTTAGGCAGAGAGCTTTGGCAAAGCTTTAGGGTAAGTGCTTGCCTTCTTGTGTCCCCTGCTGAAGCCCTCTGGAGTCATCACCTGCTGGTCCCCAGACAGGTGCTATTGTCAGTGTGCCTGGCTGCAGCCCTGAGATGTAAACACTGTCTTAGGAAGATCTGGGGCTTTCTTGTGTGATCCGgttgagcctcagcttcctgacACATCTGCCTGAGGAGTaggggggtggcaggggcacctggcaggctaagaggagtgtgtgactcttgatttcaggattgtgagtttgagccccacgctgggaatactattttaaataagtaaaaactttttCAAAGTCGTGAGGAGTAGCAGTAGTACCTGCAGTGGCACTTAACGgatgttggttttcttttctggatCCCTAAAGGGGCCCACCTGAATCCAGCCTTCTCCCTGGCCATGTGCCTCCTGGGACGCCTCCCCTGGGCCAAGCTCCCTATTTACTGCCTGGTGCAGCTTCTGTCTGCTTTCTGTGCTTCAGGAGCCACCTATGCTCTCTATTACGGTAATGTGGTCAGGAGCATCTGCATGTGGCTAGGAGTGCCTTGCAGTGATTTTGAGCCAATGAAGATGGAAATCCTGGgtgtccccctcccctgcagaTGCCCTACAGAACTATACAGGTGGGAAGCTGACAGTGATGGGTCCCAAGGAGACGGCCTCCATATTTGCCACCTACCCTGCCCCTTATCTGTCCCTGAACAACGGCTTCCTGGATCAGGTAACTGTGAAGGGAGAGTTGGAAAAGCCCCAGTCTTTGCATTCCCCTGGGGAATGTGGGGTTGGGTCTATTTCAGCACTACCCCCACTCCTGTATTGGACAAAGTTAGATGACACGGGCTGGTGGCCTAGGATGCTTGGGTGAGAAAGAGCAGTTGGACCATCTGGCAGCTTATGGGGACTCCTTTGCCTTTGTTGACCCCAAGGTTCTGGGCACAGGGATCCTGATTGTGGGGATCTTGGCCATCCTGGACACACGGAACAAAGGAGTGCCTGCGGGTCTGGAGCCTGTGGCTGTTGGGCTGCTGATCCTGGCCATTGGGCTATCCATGGGTGCCAACTGTGGGTTCCCACTCAACCCCGCCCGGGACCTGGGCCCACGGCTTTTCACCTACGTGGCTGGCTGGGGCCCTGAAGTCTTCAGGTGAGAGAGGACAGCGTCCCTCTCCAGTACCTCCACTCTCCTCCCTCTGTGAAGGGCTCTGAGTCTAGGTCCCAGCTCTCTCCTCTTGCATAGTTCTCTTGGCCTGTTAGGACAATGTCCCTCATCTAAGCCctggttctccctttgcctcttacCTCCTACTCCCTTCCCATACAAACTGTAGAGATGGTATTCTTGGGCATGTCATATGACCTCCTTGGGCAGTAGCGACCTCATCAGCAAAATGGATATATTCAGACAATTCCCTAAGGCAAGAGGCTGGACCAGGCTCTCCTGGGGTCTCTAAGTGCCATGCTGTTGAAGCTCCCCAGGAACTGCTTTCAAGAGTGCACTAGGTACTGCCCCCAGTCTGCCATGAAGGCTAGGGGAGCCAGCCCTGAGGCCACCTTGTGTCCTTCTCTTGTAGTGCTGGTAATGGCTGGTGGTGGGTGCCTGTGGTGGCCCCTCTGGTAGGGGCTACGCTTGGCACAGCCACATACCAGCTGCTGGTGGCTCTCCACCATTCTGAAGAGTCAGAGCCAGCTCAGGATCCAGAGTTTGCCCAACATAAAGCTTCGGACTTGGAAATTCCTGCCTCCGCTCAGTGTAAGCTATGATTCTGACATGGCAGCCCTCACCTCCCTTGTGGACACTGGAGAGGGCCAGAGTCCCAGGGCTGGTGACAAGACATTCTCTGTACCAGCCAGCATCGCAGCAGTTCGCTCTTcaagcccccccccgccccccccccccccccccccccccgcgccagGCCCCTCCCGCTGGCCCTCcttgctccccctcctcccccagcaggtCTTGGGACAGTGATGGCTTCCGCGGACGAAGAGCCTCCCAGTGGCCGCCAAAGGGTTCACCCTGGaggggcccggggtggggtggggggcgggcagcctCGGTGAGGGGGGCCCCTAGCCCCAAGACCTCTGCGCAGCCGCGATTCCCTCGCGGGGCAGCTCCGCAGGTGGCGAGGAGACGACCGGGAGCGCAGGGGGAGAACTGAGGCACAGCCCGGTTCCCAGACGCTCCAGCCATCCCTCCCGGAGAGGGGTGCGGTGCGCCCAGGAGTAAGGCCCTGACtctggggctgcggggggcggggcgcgggggggagcTCGCTCTCACGCCCCTACCTGGCCGCCCTCCCGGGACCCTTTCCAGTGAATAAGAGCGCCAGGGCtccctttggggtgcctggctggctcagtcggaggaaCTTGCCAGTTGATCTCGGAGGccgtgagttggagccccatgttgggtgtgcagattacttaagtaaatgaacttagaaaaaaaaaaaaacgtctgGGCTCGTTACTCTCTGGCCGACTGGAGACGTGCGGTGAGGtggagggggcccctgggtggagGTGCCCCTGGATGAAGGGGCCGTGGgatggaggggcccctgggtggagGGGCGGTGGGATGGAGGGGCCGTGGGATGAAGGGGTGAAGGGGCCGTGGGATGGAGGGGCCGTGGGATGAAGGGGTGAAGGGGCCGTGGGATGGAGGGGCCGTGGGATGAAGGGGTGAAGGGGCCGTGGGATGGAGGGGCCGTGGGATGAAGGGGTGAAAGGGCCGTGGGATGGAGGGGCCGTGGGATGAAGGGGTGAAGGGGCCGTGGGATGGAGGGGCCGTGGGATGAAGGGGTGAAGGGGCCGTGGGAtggaggggcccctggatggaggggcccctggatggaggggcccctgggtggagCGCCGTGGgatggaggggcccctgggtgcagGGGCCGCGGGATGGAGGGGTCCCGGGGTGGAGGTGCTCCGGGATGGAGGTgccgcgggaggggcgggggccacGGCTCGGAGGGGTTAAgaccccccatcccccgccccgcACAAAGATGGcggctccctccttccctccccctctcctcctccccaaagcccccgcccgccccccgcctctGCCGCCGACTCCGTCACTTCCGCCCCGCTGCGGCCGAAACTGACACAAAGTAGCGGGCCGAGCCCCGGGGGAGCGGGGCTGCAGCTGGGGGCGGGAGCCCGGGGGAGCCGAGCCGAGCGCCCCCCGCCGCAGCCCCCGGCATGGGCTGgacggggcggccggggcgggcgcCCGGCGCCGCGCGCTGAGGTGAGGCAGGGGGGCTGAagggagggggcggcgcggcggggagTGCCGCGCGACACTTGTAGGGTGAGGGATGCGTCTCTGGAGGGGGCCCCAGGAGGAGTCTGACCCTGACCACGGAAGGGGTACGGGATCCCATTTCCTGCCGTCCCCTTGACCTGCCAACCTTCTCTGGGAGAAGGGGTCCGTCTTCCCGGCTTAGGCTTCGGGCTGGAAGGGAGTGGGGGCCCGGCCAGAGGAGGAGCACTGCCTTCCTCCCAGAGCCggctatttttattctaaatgtggctgcagagggggctggggccgggtGATGGGCAGGGCTACGTGGCTGGTGTGCCTAGTGTTAAAGAAACCCAGGCTGTGGGAGCCTGGGGAGAAGTGAGTGCCTGCCCCCATGTCTCCCACTcttgctccctccccaccagggcCCCCAGAGGGGATGAGTTCTGGGAGCAAGTCAGCTTTCATTCTCCCCAGGGCCTTAGAGGTAAAACAACTTTCCTGCTCTGTGTCCAGACTCGGGAATCCTAAGAGTGTGTGTGGTCCCTTCATTAATTCTTTCGTAGGACTCAAGCCCAGATCTTCAGGCTGGTGGTGTTTCTTGATGGACTCTCTTTTGGAGGGCGGGGCTGGCTATGGAACTTGTGGTGCCCACCCTCCCATCTTCTCCTTTAGCCTCTTCCTCCACACCCCACCCTGCTGTGACTCATGCTCTAGACTGGGTGGAGACCCTGGCCAGGGCCCCTGGAGGAGGGCTTGGCATCTCCCAAACATGGATGAAGTTTTTTCCTCCTGAGCCAGGCACCCTTGGCAAGATCAGTGTTGGGAAGGGTCGGGGAGGAAGAGGACTTCTGGCTTTCTGCCTGACCTGGGGTTCAGAAAGGGAGTCTGAGTTAGTAAAGGGATGGCTGGTGTGGGTGACAGGCTGTGGCCAGAGTCTGTAATTACAGAGGTTGGTCAGACAGGCAATCAGTATCTTTTTGGGCTGACAGGCTGGCAGGCTGTGCCTCAGAGGCCCAGGACAAGGGAACAGATGAGGGGGAAGGCTTTCCacccagacagagaaagaggaggtgACAAGAGGACCCAGGGCCTGGCTGGCAATAGGGATGAGGCTCTGACCCTGTCTCCTAGGCCAGACCTTTTACCTTTTTAGGTGAAAGGGACATGGTaagatggaaggaaaaacaaaggccTGTGTGATGCTCCCTGAGCCTGTATCTACTGCCATCCTGGCAGGGCTGGGcttgtggggagggagagagagggtgacTCCCCAGCACAGTGGGCAAGGCCCCTCTGCTGACCCAGGAAGTGAGAGGAAGTGGTTTGGGGACCTGTTCAGGAAATGAAGCCCAGGCCTGTAGTGTGAGCTCCCCTGGAGGAGGTGAGAATGGAAGCCCCAGCAGTGTGGGATGGCAAGATTATAAGCATTTTGAG
It contains:
- the AQP10 gene encoding aquaporin-10 encodes the protein MAYSHPLAKVKSRLQIRSHLARQCLAEFLGVFVLMILTQGAVAQAVTSGEGKGNFFTMFLAGSLAVTIAIYVSGNVSGAHLNPAFSLAMCLLGRLPWAKLPIYCLVQLLSAFCASGATYALYYDALQNYTGGKLTVMGPKETASIFATYPAPYLSLNNGFLDQVLGTGILIVGILAILDTRNKGVPAGLEPVAVGLLILAIGLSMGANCGFPLNPARDLGPRLFTYVAGWGPEVFSAGNGWWWVPVVAPLVGATLGTATYQLLVALHHSEESEPAQDPEFAQHKASDLEIPASAQCKL